From Lonchura striata isolate bLonStr1 chromosome 3, bLonStr1.mat, whole genome shotgun sequence, one genomic window encodes:
- the EPM2A gene encoding laforin isoform X2 encodes MMWTEKIIFSHFETSFLNAYCEANCGNGPHHDRSCVYNQSNIVDGVYCLPIAHWIEVSGHTDEMKHTTDFYFNIAGHQAIHYSRILPNIWLGSCPRQLEHVTIKLKHELGVTAVMNFQTESDIVQNSWGCNRYPEPMSPEILMKLYKEEGLAYVWLPTADMSTEGRIQMLPQAVCLLHGLLQNGHTVYVHCNAGVGRSTAAVSGWLRYVMGWSLRKVQYFLASRRPAVYIDEEALNRAEEDFYQKFGHLRSSYQIEE; translated from the exons ATGATGTGgactgagaaaataattttttctcattttgaaacTTCCTTCTTAAATGCATATTGTGAAGCAAACTGTG GCAATGGGCCCCATCATGATCGAAGTTGTGTTTACAACCAGAGCAACATAGTAGATGGAGTTTACTGCCTCCCAATAGCACACTGGATTGAAGTCTCTGGGCATACTGATGAGATGAAACACACAACcgatttctattttaatattgcaGGACATCAAGCAATCCATTATTCCAG GATTCTGCCAAACATCTGGCTGGGAAGTTGCCCTCGGCAGCTGGAGCACGTGACCATCAAGCTGAAGCATGAGCTGGGTGTTACAGCTGTGATGAACTTCCAGACTGAATCTGACATTGTTCAAAATTCCTGGGGCTGCAACCGCTACCCAGAACCCATGAGCCCTGAAATCCTCATGAAGCTGTATAAAGAAGAAGGTCTTGCCTATGTCTGGCTGCCAACTGCAGACATGAGCACTGAAG GAAGAATCCAGATGTTGCCACAAGCTGTCTGCCTCCTGCACGGGCTGCTGCAGAATGGACACACTGTCTATGTTCATTGCAATGCTGGTGTTGGCAGGTCTACAGCAGCTGTCAGTGGCTGGCTGAGGTACGTGATGGGATGGAGCCTGAGGAAAGTGCAGTACTTCTTGGCTTCCCGGAGACCAGCTGTCTATATAGATGAGGAAGCTCTGAATCGTGCTGAAGAAGATTTCTACCAGAAATTTGGGCATCTTCGTTCCTCATACCAAATAGAAGAgtag
- the EPM2A gene encoding laforin isoform X3 encodes MKHTTDFYFNIAGHQAIHYSRILPNIWLGSCPRQLEHVTIKLKHELGVTAVMNFQTESDIVQNSWGCNRYPEPMSPEILMKLYKEEGLAYVWLPTADMSTEGRIQMLPQAVCLLHGLLQNGHTVYVHCNAGVGRSTAAVSGWLRYVMGWSLRKVQYFLASRRPAVYIDEEALNRAEEDFYQKFGHLRSSYQIEE; translated from the exons ATGAAACACACAACcgatttctattttaatattgcaGGACATCAAGCAATCCATTATTCCAG GATTCTGCCAAACATCTGGCTGGGAAGTTGCCCTCGGCAGCTGGAGCACGTGACCATCAAGCTGAAGCATGAGCTGGGTGTTACAGCTGTGATGAACTTCCAGACTGAATCTGACATTGTTCAAAATTCCTGGGGCTGCAACCGCTACCCAGAACCCATGAGCCCTGAAATCCTCATGAAGCTGTATAAAGAAGAAGGTCTTGCCTATGTCTGGCTGCCAACTGCAGACATGAGCACTGAAG GAAGAATCCAGATGTTGCCACAAGCTGTCTGCCTCCTGCACGGGCTGCTGCAGAATGGACACACTGTCTATGTTCATTGCAATGCTGGTGTTGGCAGGTCTACAGCAGCTGTCAGTGGCTGGCTGAGGTACGTGATGGGATGGAGCCTGAGGAAAGTGCAGTACTTCTTGGCTTCCCGGAGACCAGCTGTCTATATAGATGAGGAAGCTCTGAATCGTGCTGAAGAAGATTTCTACCAGAAATTTGGGCATCTTCGTTCCTCATACCAAATAGAAGAgtag